A window of the Candidatus Omnitrophota bacterium genome harbors these coding sequences:
- the rseP gene encoding RIP metalloprotease RseP has translation MGERPRGKTYKMNIGSILTRLGGIFTGANILDSVYILLAISLVIIIHEAGHYSAARIIGVYVEKFSLGFGPVLIKIKRETEFLLSLIPLGGYVKMRGEHPFETAELSSPDGFFSKSPLQRIFVVAAGPAGNFILGFLIFFITTWAGGKLIIQNLAKTGNILDGSPAQSAGLKPGDRIVSIDGRAMEKWDDLVSAIHPSAGKDLLFIIERNGKRFEKTIIPALDKQTGTGLIGISAPYARSPIAPHRAFLTAADRSAGIVIMTARFLVMTIAGKVKAEVTGPVGIASIMKDTLSQGWIAFFELTALLSLNLGLINLFPIPILDGGHVVIFAWEGITKKFPSEKTYGILQTIGMAFLLIVMLAATRSDLIRIFG, from the coding sequence ATGGGCGAAAGGCCGCGCGGAAAAACTTATAAAATGAATATTGGATCGATCTTAACGCGGCTTGGCGGGATCTTTACGGGCGCCAACATCCTGGATTCCGTTTACATACTGCTGGCTATCAGCCTTGTCATAATCATACACGAGGCCGGCCATTATTCCGCGGCGAGGATAATAGGCGTTTATGTTGAGAAATTCTCTCTCGGATTCGGGCCGGTTCTCATCAAAATAAAAAGAGAGACCGAATTCCTCTTATCCCTGATACCCCTGGGAGGTTATGTCAAAATGCGGGGGGAACACCCTTTTGAAACCGCAGAACTCTCCTCACCCGACGGATTTTTCTCAAAAAGCCCTCTGCAGAGGATTTTTGTCGTCGCCGCGGGACCTGCGGGAAATTTCATCCTCGGTTTTTTGATATTCTTCATCACGACCTGGGCGGGCGGAAAACTTATCATACAGAACCTGGCGAAAACGGGAAATATACTCGACGGCAGCCCCGCCCAAAGTGCCGGGTTAAAACCCGGGGACAGGATAGTCTCGATAGACGGCCGGGCAATGGAAAAATGGGACGACCTTGTTTCCGCCATTCACCCCAGCGCCGGAAAAGACTTGCTGTTTATTATTGAACGGAACGGAAAGCGTTTTGAAAAAACCATAATCCCCGCACTGGACAAACAGACGGGAACGGGACTCATCGGCATCAGCGCCCCTTACGCCCGCTCCCCCATCGCGCCGCACAGGGCATTCCTGACAGCCGCCGACAGGAGCGCCGGCATCGTAATAATGACCGCGAGATTTCTCGTGATGACAATAGCGGGAAAAGTCAAGGCAGAGGTCACGGGTCCGGTGGGGATAGCCTCAATAATGAAAGACACCCTCTCCCAGGGATGGATAGCCTTTTTTGAACTCACGGCGCTCTTGAGCCTCAACCTCGGCCTGATAAACCTCTTCCCCATTCCCATTCTTGACGGCGGGCATGTGGTCATATTCGCGTGGGAAGGAATCACAAAAAAATTCCCGTCGGAAAAAACTTACGGCATCCTGCAAACGATAGGTATGGCTTTCCTGCTCATTGTGATGCTCGCGGCCACACGAAGCGACCTGATCCGCATCTTCGGTTAA